A stretch of Eleutherodactylus coqui strain aEleCoq1 chromosome 2, aEleCoq1.hap1, whole genome shotgun sequence DNA encodes these proteins:
- the NFAM1 gene encoding NFAT activation molecule 1: MEDAALTLILLLGPCLTHACTVQSITQVPPVLVTLTENEVIITCYVRFTGEIPINSSFLYRAGNIVRTRKTVKPSSTNVTVTHQLRVTGPPEVYYCHVTCAESNIRGHGTYIYVRDSGYVAPSSASYKLCCGLITLCILLLLLAASGTYLVLPFFWKREVKPEDSPPQTREQSSAVNELSRSRPVVEDAGSSLYTSLEPRSEEIYDVMEDETKTKETGTPKKHRREIHEVVPRSPVRKLQAKVSFFQEKPQMKPKPKENISENTVYENVRR; encoded by the exons ATGGAGGACGCGGCGCTCACACTCATCCTCCTACTGGGGCCTTGTCTGACACACG CATGCACCGTACAGTCCATCACCCAGGTTCCTCCAGTTCTTGTTACTTTGACTGAAAATGAAGTGATTATTACGTGTTATGTTAGGTTCACCGGTGAAATCCCTATAAATTCCTCCTTTCTTTACCGCGCCGGAAACATTGTTCGAACCCGCAAGACAGTTAAGCCAAGTAGCACCAACGTTACAGTGACCCATCAGCTGAGAGTCACAGGGCCACCGGAGGTCTACTACTGCCATGTGACCTGTGCGGAGAGTAACATCAGGGGACACGGAACCTACATTTATGTAAGAG ATTCTGGCTATGTGGCACCCTCCAGTGCTTCTTACAAGCTGTGCTGTGGGCTGATCACTCTgtgcatcctcctcctgctcctcgctGCGTCTGGGACATATCTGGTGCTACCATTCTTCTGGAAGAGAGAGGTCAAACCA GAAGACTCTCCTCCGCAGACCAGAGAACAGAGCTCAGCTGTCAACGAGTTGTCAAGATCCAGACcagtggtggaggatgcgggcagctCCTTGTACACG AGTCTTGAGCCAAGGAGTGAAGAAATCTACGATGTTATGGAAGATGAGACCAAAACCAAGGAAACAGGAACTCCCAAG AAACACCGAAGGGAAATCCATGAAGTTGTCCCCAGGAGCCCAGTGAGGAAGCTCCAG GCAAAGGTCTCTTTCTTCCAGGAGAAGCCGCAGATGAAGCCA AAACCGAAAGAAAACATCTCTGAAAACACCGTCTATGAGAACGTCAGGCGCTGA
- the RNF167 gene encoding E3 ubiquitin-protein ligase RNF167, giving the protein MALWLQRRHLLGSLLLVLCWGTLSESTIYAYSSKNRTELEEFADLPAQFGSPLPLDGLRGYIIHADPHNACTPIKPPPAKNNTIFIALIRRYDCNFDIKVLHAQQSGYDVAVVYNVESDALLSMAWNDEHIRDEISIPAVFTGASSGQNLSEKFTYYNNAHVLLLPDYPFNLGYYFIPFIIVVVIIIIVMCTVMILRCVQHRKKLRKNRLTRDQLKKIPVHKFKKGDEYDVCAICLEDYEEGDKLRVLPCSHAYHCGCIDPWLTKTKRNCPICKYRVLRSEDDSDSDDGGPEVADGERGTEDSDNERTPLLRPSPTFGSMDESPPPMTQERDLGTTTAVVV; this is encoded by the exons ATGGCGCTGTGGCTGCAGCGGCGTCACCTCCTGGGGTCCTTGCTGTTAGTTCTCTGCTGGGGAACGCTCTCGGAGTCCACCATTTATGCG TACTCCAGTAAGAACAGGACTGAGCTGGAGGAGTTTGCGGATCTTCCTGCCCAGTTTGGTTCTCCGCTGCCCCTGGATGGACTACGG GGTTATATCATCCACGCGGACCCGCACAACGCCTGCACCCCCATTAAACCGCCACCGGCGAAGAACAACACAATTTTCATCGCCCTGATACGCAGATATGACTGCAATTTTGATATTAAG GTCCTGCACGCTCAGCAGTCGGGTTACGATGTCGCTGTGGTGTACAATGTTGAATCAGATGCGTTGTTAAGCATGGCGTGGAATGACG AGCACATCCGCGATGAGATCTCCATTCCCGCTGTCTTTACGGGAGCGAGCTCGGGGCAGAACCTGTCGGAGAAGTTCACCTATTACAACAA CGCTCACGTCCTCCTGCTCCCCGATTACCCCTTCAATCTGGGTTATTACTTCATCCCCTTCATCATCGTTGTGGTGATTATCATCATCGTCATGTGCACCGTCATG ATCCTGCGTTGCGTGCAGCACAGGAAGAAGCTGCGCAAGAACCGACTGACTAGAGACCAGCTGAAGAAGATTCCCGTCCACAAGTTCAAGAAGG GTGACGAGTACGACGTGTGCGCCATTTGTCTGGAGGACTACGAGGAGGGCGACAAGCTGCGTGTTCTTCCCTGCTCTCACG CCTATCACTGCGGCTGTATTGACCCCTGGCTGACTAAGACCAAGCGGAACTGTCCGATCTGTAAGTACCGCGTCCTCCGCTCAGAAGACGATTCCGACTCCGATGATGGAGGACCGGAGGTGGCTGACGGTGAGCGCGGCACTGAGGACAGCGACAACGAGCGGACGCCTCTTCTGAGACCTTCTCCGACTTTTGGAAGCATGGATGAATCCCCTCCCCCGATGACGCAAGAGAGGGACCTGGGAACGACAACGGCGGTTGTAGTGTGA